A stretch of Bacillus pseudomycoides DNA encodes these proteins:
- a CDS encoding Stp1/IreP family PP2C-type Ser/Thr phosphatase, producing MKAVFLSDKGKVRQHNEDSAGVFHNLDGDILAVVADGMGGHRAGDVASSMAIQLFHDYWKQTYSMDAPKKAEEWLHTNVEMINERVYEYSKQHVECNGMGTTVIVAICTAGFVTIGHIGDSRCYMLSDGEISLITEDHSLVNELVRYGEISKEDAEYHPKKNVLLRALGTEEKVGLDVKTLVLEENDQLLLCSDGLSNKVAMDDMRKILLLNEQLETKGERLVQLANDRGGEDNITLVIVDYTGSANESR from the coding sequence ATGAAAGCCGTGTTTCTATCGGATAAAGGTAAAGTTCGTCAACATAATGAAGATAGTGCAGGAGTTTTTCATAATTTAGATGGAGATATTTTAGCTGTAGTAGCTGATGGAATGGGAGGTCATCGAGCTGGCGATGTTGCTAGCTCGATGGCCATTCAATTATTCCATGATTATTGGAAGCAAACGTATAGTATGGATGCACCAAAAAAAGCGGAAGAATGGTTACATACAAACGTTGAAATGATTAACGAGAGGGTATACGAATACTCGAAGCAGCATGTAGAGTGCAATGGTATGGGAACTACTGTTATTGTTGCAATTTGTACGGCAGGGTTTGTAACAATTGGACATATAGGAGATAGTCGTTGTTACATGTTATCAGATGGTGAGATTTCACTTATAACTGAAGATCATTCACTTGTAAATGAACTTGTCAGGTATGGTGAAATTTCAAAAGAAGATGCAGAGTATCATCCAAAAAAGAACGTGCTTTTACGAGCGCTTGGGACAGAAGAAAAAGTTGGATTAGATGTTAAAACATTAGTGTTAGAAGAAAATGATCAACTGCTTCTTTGCTCTGACGGATTATCAAATAAAGTTGCTATGGATGATATGCGAAAAATTTTGCTATTAAACGAACAACTCGAGACAAAGGGGGAGCGTCTTGTTCAACTTGCGAATGATCGTGGTGGAGAAGATAATATTACCCTTGTCATTGTTGATTATACGGGTTCGGCAAACGAAAGTAGGTGA
- the rlmN gene encoding 23S rRNA (adenine(2503)-C(2))-methyltransferase RlmN: METTVRKQKKNLETKKPSIYSLQLHEMQDWLKEHGEPKFRAGQIFDWLYKKRVKNYEDMTNLSKGLRDKLSNSFDITTLNTLVKQTSSDGTIKFLFQLYDGYSIETVLMRHEYGNSICVTTQVGCRIGCTFCASTLGGLKRNLEAGEIVAQVVEVQRALDETEERVSSLVVMGIGEPFDNYDNLMAFLRIVNHEKGIHIGARHMTVSTSGIIPKIYKFAEEDMQINFAISLHAPNTELRSKLMPINRAYKLPDLMEAIKYYVNRTGRRITFEYGLFGGENDQVEHAEELAQLLKGVKCHVNLIPVNYVPERDYVRTPREQIFLFEKTLKDRGVNVTIRREQGHDIDAACGQLRAKERKEETR; the protein is encoded by the coding sequence ATGGAAACGACTGTAAGAAAACAAAAGAAAAATCTAGAAACGAAAAAACCATCTATTTACTCTTTACAACTTCATGAAATGCAAGATTGGTTAAAGGAACACGGGGAACCGAAATTCCGTGCAGGTCAAATTTTTGATTGGCTATATAAAAAACGTGTAAAAAATTATGAGGATATGACAAACCTTTCCAAAGGATTGCGTGATAAATTGTCGAATTCCTTTGATATAACTACTTTAAATACGTTAGTAAAACAAACATCTTCCGATGGAACAATTAAATTTTTATTCCAATTATATGATGGCTATTCGATTGAAACAGTATTAATGCGACATGAATATGGAAATTCCATTTGTGTAACAACGCAAGTTGGATGTCGTATTGGCTGTACATTTTGTGCATCTACACTAGGTGGTTTAAAACGAAATCTAGAGGCTGGGGAAATTGTAGCACAAGTAGTTGAGGTTCAACGTGCGCTTGATGAGACAGAAGAACGCGTGAGCTCTCTTGTTGTAATGGGTATTGGAGAACCGTTTGATAATTACGATAATTTAATGGCATTCCTACGCATTGTAAATCATGAAAAAGGAATCCACATTGGTGCGCGTCATATGACGGTTTCAACAAGTGGAATTATCCCGAAAATTTATAAGTTCGCTGAAGAAGATATGCAAATTAACTTTGCGATTTCATTGCATGCTCCAAATACAGAATTACGTTCAAAATTAATGCCAATTAACCGTGCTTATAAGCTGCCAGATTTAATGGAAGCTATTAAATATTATGTAAATAGAACGGGGCGTCGTATTACATTTGAATATGGTTTATTTGGAGGAGAAAATGACCAAGTTGAGCACGCTGAAGAACTTGCTCAATTGTTAAAAGGTGTAAAGTGTCATGTGAACTTAATTCCGGTAAACTACGTACCAGAGCGCGATTATGTAAGAACGCCACGTGAGCAAATTTTCTTATTTGAAAAGACGCTAAAAGACCGTGGAGTGAATGTAACGATTCGCCGTGAACAAGGTCATGATATTGATGCTGCCTGCGGTCAGTTGCGTGCAAAGGAGCGCAAAGAAGAGACGAGGTGA
- the rsmB gene encoding 16S rRNA (cytosine(967)-C(5))-methyltransferase RsmB has translation MRQNVRELALDGLMQVEKSGAYSNLLLNNLIEKSAIDRKDVGLLTEIVYGTIQRRDTLDYYLQPFLRKKVEAWVKVLLRLSLYQMLYLDRVPERAVIHEAVEIAKRRGHKGIAGMVNGVLRSIQREGVPALEEIQDPIKRLAVATSHPEWLVQEWTTAYDLETAKKMCEVNMLPPVSAARVNVDKGTVEEAISLLENEGIEAKRGDLSEDAIQIEKGNVAHTKAFQKGFLSIQDESSMLVARALEPAEGDKVLDSCAAPGGKTTHIAERLKGTGQVMSLDLHSHKVRLIQQQAQRLNLENVETKALDARKVQEHFANESFDKILVDAPCSGFGVIRRKPDIKLGKEKGDSERLSTIQLSILEKVAPLLKTGGRLVYSTCTIEKIENEQVIERFLQEHPEFEWDTTMEERMPEKLHPYINEGQVQILPHYFATDGFYIACLRKKV, from the coding sequence ATGAGACAAAATGTTCGTGAGTTAGCTCTTGATGGCTTAATGCAAGTAGAAAAAAGCGGTGCTTATAGCAATTTGCTTTTAAATAATTTAATTGAAAAAAGCGCGATTGATCGAAAAGACGTCGGTCTATTAACAGAAATTGTATATGGAACGATTCAACGTCGAGACACGCTTGATTACTATTTACAACCATTTTTAAGAAAAAAGGTAGAGGCATGGGTGAAAGTTTTACTCCGTCTTTCCTTATATCAAATGTTATATTTAGATCGTGTTCCAGAAAGAGCGGTAATTCATGAAGCAGTTGAAATCGCGAAACGCCGTGGTCATAAAGGGATTGCAGGTATGGTAAATGGTGTATTGCGCTCAATTCAACGGGAAGGTGTGCCAGCTTTAGAGGAAATACAAGATCCAATAAAACGACTTGCTGTTGCAACGAGTCATCCAGAGTGGCTTGTACAAGAATGGACGACAGCATATGATTTAGAAACAGCAAAAAAAATGTGTGAAGTAAATATGCTTCCACCTGTTTCAGCAGCGCGTGTAAATGTCGATAAAGGAACCGTAGAAGAAGCAATTTCCTTGTTAGAAAATGAGGGGATAGAGGCAAAACGTGGTGATTTATCAGAAGATGCTATCCAAATTGAAAAAGGAAACGTGGCGCATACAAAAGCGTTTCAAAAAGGCTTCCTTTCTATTCAAGATGAAAGCTCTATGCTTGTTGCACGTGCTCTAGAACCAGCAGAAGGAGATAAGGTTTTAGATAGCTGCGCGGCACCTGGCGGAAAAACAACACATATTGCAGAGCGCTTAAAGGGAACTGGACAGGTGATGTCGCTTGATTTGCACTCACATAAAGTTCGGTTAATTCAACAACAAGCGCAGCGCCTTAATCTAGAAAATGTTGAAACGAAGGCACTTGATGCTAGAAAAGTTCAAGAACATTTTGCAAATGAAAGTTTTGATAAAATATTAGTAGATGCACCTTGCTCTGGGTTTGGTGTAATCAGACGTAAACCTGATATTAAATTAGGTAAAGAAAAAGGCGATAGTGAAAGACTGTCGACAATTCAGCTATCGATACTAGAAAAAGTAGCTCCGCTGTTAAAAACAGGTGGTCGCCTTGTTTATAGTACATGTACAATTGAAAAAATAGAAAATGAACAAGTGATAGAGCGATTTTTACAAGAGCATCCTGAGTTTGAATGGGATACTACTATGGAAGAGCGCATGCCAGAAAAATTGCATCCTTATATAAATGAAGGGCAAGTACAAATTTTACCGCATTATTTTGCAACAGATGGCTTTTATATTGCTTGTTTAAGGAAGAAGGTGTAG
- the fmt gene encoding methionyl-tRNA formyltransferase, with translation MIKVVFMGTPDFSVPVLRRLIEDGYDVIGVVTQPDRPVGRKKVMTPTPVKVEAEKHGIPVLQPLKIREKNEYEKVLALEPDLIVTAAFGQIVPNEILEAPKYGCINVHASLLPELRGGAPIHYSIMQGKEKTGITIMYMVEKLDAGDILTQVEVEIEERETTGSLFDKLSEAGAHLLSKTVPLLIQGKLEPIKQNEAEVTFAYNIKREQEKIDWTKTGEEVYNHIRGLNPWPVAYTTLAGQVVKVWWGEKVPVTMQAEAGSIVAIEEDGFVVATGNETGVKITELQPSGKKRMSCSQFLRGTKPKIGTKLGEDA, from the coding sequence ATGATAAAAGTAGTGTTTATGGGAACACCGGACTTTTCTGTACCGGTGCTTCGTCGTCTTATTGAAGATGGATATGATGTAATAGGTGTTGTAACGCAACCTGATCGCCCAGTAGGAAGAAAAAAAGTTATGACACCAACCCCTGTTAAGGTTGAAGCGGAAAAACACGGTATCCCGGTATTACAACCGTTAAAAATCCGTGAAAAAAACGAATATGAAAAAGTGTTGGCATTAGAGCCGGATTTAATTGTAACAGCTGCGTTCGGACAAATAGTACCAAACGAAATCTTAGAGGCACCAAAGTACGGATGTATTAATGTTCATGCTTCCTTACTTCCAGAACTTCGTGGTGGTGCACCAATTCATTATTCCATCATGCAAGGGAAAGAAAAGACAGGTATCACAATTATGTATATGGTGGAAAAATTAGATGCTGGTGATATTTTAACGCAAGTGGAAGTGGAAATTGAAGAACGTGAAACAACTGGTTCATTATTTGATAAATTAAGTGAAGCTGGAGCTCACTTATTATCAAAAACAGTGCCTTTATTAATCCAAGGGAAATTAGAGCCAATTAAACAAAATGAAGCTGAAGTAACATTTGCATATAATATTAAGCGTGAACAAGAAAAAATCGATTGGACGAAAACCGGAGAAGAAGTGTACAATCACATTCGTGGTTTAAATCCGTGGCCAGTTGCTTATACGACTTTAGCAGGACAAGTTGTAAAAGTATGGTGGGGCGAAAAAGTTCCTGTAACTATGCAGGCTGAAGCGGGTTCTATTGTAGCGATTGAAGAAGATGGTTTTGTTGTGGCAACAGGGAATGAAACGGGTGTTAAAATTACTGAACTGCAACCATCTGGTAAAAAACGTATGAGCTGTTCACAATTTTTACGTGGAACAAAACCTAAAATTGGGACGAAGTTAGGAGAAGACGCATGA
- the def gene encoding peptide deformylase, whose product MAVLEIVKHPDEVLETPCERVINFDKKLVNLLKDMHETMLVADGVGLAAPQVGVSLQVAVVDIGDDTGKIELINPVILEKRGEQVGPEGCLSFPGLYGEVERAEYIKVRAQNRRGKIFLLEADDFLARAIQHEIDHLHGVLFTSKVTRYYEENELEEM is encoded by the coding sequence ATGGCAGTTTTAGAAATTGTAAAGCACCCAGATGAAGTATTAGAAACCCCATGTGAACGGGTAATCAACTTTGATAAAAAGTTAGTGAATTTGTTAAAAGATATGCACGAAACAATGTTAGTTGCAGATGGAGTCGGTTTAGCAGCGCCGCAAGTCGGCGTAAGTTTGCAAGTAGCAGTTGTTGATATTGGTGATGATACGGGAAAAATCGAACTAATTAATCCGGTTATTTTAGAAAAACGTGGTGAACAAGTAGGTCCCGAAGGTTGTTTAAGCTTTCCGGGACTTTATGGTGAAGTGGAGCGTGCGGAGTATATTAAAGTACGTGCGCAAAATCGTCGTGGTAAAATTTTTTTATTAGAGGCAGATGATTTCCTAGCACGCGCAATTCAACATGAAATCGATCATTTACACGGTGTGTTATTCACGTCAAAAGTGACGAGATATTATGAGGAAAATGAATTAGAAGAGATGTAA
- the priA gene encoding primosomal protein N', with translation MKFASVIVDVPARQTDRPFDYIIPEKWEDIVQTGMRVVVPFGPRKLQGFIIEIKDSVDVESKKLKALHEILDVTPVLNEELLKLGFWLTDETLCYTISAFQVMLPAAIKATYKKRLQLHKPEEAAPEICNWFQGKEAIDWEEIAMHPHMYRMVQKEITKGTIEVIYKVKDKVQKKKQRMVQPELPQEQLEAAAFELKSKKQQDVLYYFVEHYRSVALKTLTEELQITDAPVKSLVTKGLLVEKYVEVYRNPYDDEAFEQTKPFPLTDEQKQVITPILSSIENETYNPFLLYGVTGSGKTEVYLQSIAAALQKGKEAIVLVPEIALTPQMVDRFKGRFGSQVAVLHSALSVGEKYDEWRKILRKEVKVVVGARSAIFAPFENLGIIIIDEEHESSYKQEDNPRYHARDVAVWRGQHHKCPIVLGSATPTLESFARAKKGVYQLLTMQKRMNEQALPTVEIVDMREELRDGNRSMFSKLLHEKIADRLEKKEQMVLFLNRRGHSTFVMCRDCGYVVQCPHCDISLTYHKMNHRLKCHYCSYEESMPTACPACNSSYIRFFGTGTQKVEEEITKLFPEARVIRMDVDTTSRKGMHEKLLKAFGEEKADILLGTQMIAKGLDFPKVTLVGVLTADTMLHLPDFRASEKTYQLLTQVSGRAGRHELPGEVVIQTYTPEHYSVELAKNQQYDVFFDQEMQMRKMRQYPPYYYVTLITVSHPELLKAVQVTEKIVGYLRTHCSRQTMVLGPVASAIPRIKDRYRYQCMIKYKREPNLKYVLKMVNEHYQAEMQKDLQISIDFNPTMLM, from the coding sequence ATGAAATTTGCCAGTGTAATCGTTGATGTACCGGCACGTCAAACAGATCGTCCGTTTGATTATATTATCCCAGAGAAATGGGAAGATATTGTACAAACAGGTATGCGTGTAGTTGTTCCGTTTGGTCCGCGAAAATTACAAGGTTTTATTATTGAAATAAAAGATTCAGTCGATGTGGAAAGTAAGAAGTTAAAAGCATTACATGAAATATTAGATGTTACTCCAGTTTTAAATGAGGAATTGTTAAAACTAGGGTTTTGGCTTACGGATGAAACGTTATGTTATACAATTTCAGCGTTTCAAGTTATGCTTCCAGCTGCGATTAAAGCAACATATAAAAAGCGATTACAGCTTCATAAACCAGAAGAAGCAGCACCGGAAATTTGTAATTGGTTTCAAGGGAAAGAAGCGATAGATTGGGAAGAAATTGCTATGCACCCGCATATGTATCGCATGGTTCAAAAAGAGATAACAAAAGGCACTATTGAAGTTATCTATAAAGTAAAAGATAAAGTGCAAAAGAAGAAACAAAGAATGGTTCAGCCAGAATTGCCACAGGAACAATTAGAGGCAGCTGCATTTGAGCTAAAAAGTAAAAAGCAACAAGATGTACTTTATTACTTTGTAGAACATTATCGTAGTGTGGCATTAAAAACATTAACAGAAGAACTACAAATAACAGATGCCCCGGTAAAGTCTCTTGTAACAAAAGGATTGCTTGTAGAGAAGTATGTTGAAGTATATCGTAATCCATATGACGATGAAGCTTTTGAACAGACAAAGCCATTTCCACTTACAGATGAACAAAAACAAGTGATTACACCTATTTTGTCATCTATTGAAAATGAAACATATAATCCATTTTTGCTATATGGTGTTACAGGAAGCGGTAAAACAGAAGTGTATTTACAATCCATCGCAGCGGCATTACAAAAAGGAAAAGAAGCCATTGTGCTCGTTCCAGAAATCGCTTTAACGCCGCAAATGGTGGACCGTTTTAAAGGACGGTTTGGCTCACAAGTTGCGGTTCTTCATAGTGCACTTTCTGTTGGGGAAAAATATGATGAATGGCGAAAAATTTTACGAAAAGAAGTAAAGGTAGTTGTTGGGGCGCGCTCCGCTATTTTTGCGCCATTTGAGAACCTAGGAATTATTATTATTGATGAAGAACATGAATCGAGTTATAAGCAAGAAGATAATCCAAGGTATCATGCTAGAGATGTTGCGGTTTGGAGAGGACAACATCACAAATGTCCAATTGTACTCGGTAGTGCAACACCGACACTTGAATCATTTGCTAGAGCGAAGAAGGGTGTTTATCAGCTACTAACAATGCAAAAGCGTATGAATGAACAAGCGTTGCCGACAGTAGAAATTGTTGATATGCGTGAGGAACTGCGTGATGGAAATCGTTCTATGTTTTCAAAGTTACTTCATGAGAAAATAGCGGATCGATTAGAAAAGAAAGAACAAATGGTTCTTTTTTTAAATCGAAGAGGCCATTCAACGTTTGTTATGTGTCGTGATTGTGGTTATGTTGTACAATGCCCTCATTGTGATATATCACTCACTTATCATAAAATGAATCACCGCTTAAAATGTCACTATTGTAGCTATGAAGAAAGTATGCCAACTGCTTGCCCTGCTTGTAATAGTTCGTACATTCGTTTTTTTGGTACAGGAACGCAAAAGGTAGAAGAAGAAATCACAAAATTATTTCCAGAGGCGCGGGTTATCCGTATGGATGTTGATACGACGAGTCGAAAAGGAATGCACGAAAAACTATTAAAAGCCTTTGGTGAAGAGAAAGCAGATATCTTACTTGGTACACAAATGATTGCCAAAGGGCTCGATTTTCCAAAGGTTACGCTTGTAGGTGTTTTAACAGCTGATACGATGCTGCATTTACCTGATTTCAGGGCAAGTGAAAAAACGTATCAGTTATTGACACAGGTGAGTGGGCGAGCAGGACGGCATGAATTACCGGGAGAAGTAGTAATTCAAACGTATACGCCGGAACACTATAGCGTAGAACTAGCAAAGAATCAGCAGTACGATGTATTTTTTGATCAAGAAATGCAAATGAGAAAAATGAGGCAATATCCACCGTACTACTATGTCACCCTTATAACCGTTTCGCATCCAGAGTTATTGAAAGCAGTACAAGTAACGGAAAAAATTGTCGGTTATTTACGAACACATTGCTCGCGGCAAACAATGGTGCTAGGACCGGTTGCTTCAGCAATTCCAAGGATAAAAGATAGATATCGATACCAATGCATGATAAAATACAAGCGGGAACCAAACTTAAAGTACGTGCTCAAAATGGTAAATGAACATTATCAGGCAGAAATGCAAAAAGATTTGCAGATCTCAATCGACTTTAATCCAACAATGTTAATGTAG
- the coaBC gene encoding bifunctional phosphopantothenoylcysteine decarboxylase/phosphopantothenate--cysteine ligase CoaBC, which translates to MLKGKKILLCVTGGIAVFKAAALTSKLTQAGALVKVMMSESAMKFVTPLTFQALSRHDVYTDTFDEKDSAVIAHIDLADWADVVLVAPATANCIGKLANGIADDMITTTLLATTAPVWIAPAMNVHMYENKIVQKNMMTLKSLGYTFIEPGEGFLACGYVAKGRLEEPEAIIVRLQEAFAEHKPLKGKKILVTAGPTREKIDPVRFMTNFSSGKMGYALAEVAADLGADVILVSGPTAITPPVNVTTVQVESAQEMLEAVMQHYGSMDVVIKTAAVADYRPKIVHDQKMKKKSGDAVIELERTTDILKTLGEKKENQLLVGFAAETINIEEYATKKLREKNADMIVANDVKAQGAGFGTDTNIVTMYRKGGEIIRLPLLTKKEVAREILIQIEAMLEEDHV; encoded by the coding sequence ATGCTAAAAGGGAAAAAGATACTTCTATGTGTAACAGGAGGCATTGCTGTTTTCAAAGCGGCTGCGTTAACGAGTAAATTAACACAAGCAGGAGCACTTGTAAAAGTAATGATGAGTGAATCAGCAATGAAATTTGTTACACCTCTTACATTTCAAGCGCTTTCTCGCCATGATGTATATACGGATACGTTTGATGAAAAAGATTCTGCAGTTATTGCTCATATTGATTTAGCAGATTGGGCGGACGTTGTACTCGTTGCTCCAGCAACAGCGAACTGTATAGGGAAACTAGCAAATGGTATTGCTGATGATATGATTACAACAACGTTGTTAGCTACTACAGCACCAGTTTGGATTGCACCTGCTATGAATGTGCATATGTATGAAAATAAAATTGTTCAAAAAAATATGATGACATTAAAATCGTTAGGATATACATTTATTGAGCCTGGGGAAGGTTTTTTAGCATGTGGATATGTTGCGAAAGGTCGATTGGAAGAACCGGAAGCGATTATCGTTCGATTGCAAGAAGCGTTTGCAGAACATAAACCATTAAAAGGGAAGAAAATTTTAGTAACGGCTGGCCCAACTCGTGAAAAAATTGATCCCGTACGTTTTATGACGAATTTTTCTTCAGGGAAAATGGGGTATGCTCTAGCGGAAGTTGCGGCGGACTTAGGTGCGGATGTAATTCTTGTTTCAGGTCCAACTGCAATCACACCGCCTGTAAATGTAACAACAGTGCAAGTAGAATCTGCTCAAGAAATGTTAGAAGCTGTAATGCAGCATTATGGATCTATGGATGTTGTGATTAAAACAGCTGCAGTAGCAGATTATCGCCCCAAAATTGTGCATGATCAGAAGATGAAAAAGAAAAGTGGCGATGCGGTCATTGAGTTAGAAAGAACAACCGATATTTTAAAAACACTTGGTGAGAAAAAGGAAAACCAGCTACTTGTTGGTTTTGCTGCTGAAACGATAAATATTGAAGAATATGCAACAAAAAAATTACGTGAAAAAAACGCGGATATGATTGTTGCAAATGATGTGAAAGCACAAGGCGCAGGGTTTGGTACAGATACGAATATTGTAACAATGTATAGAAAAGGTGGAGAAATTATTCGACTGCCTCTCTTAACCAAGAAAGAAGTTGCACGTGAAATCTTAATACAAATCGAAGCGATGTTAGAAGAGGATCATGTATGA
- the rpoZ gene encoding DNA-directed RNA polymerase subunit omega, with amino-acid sequence MLNPSIDSLLKKIDSKYTLVTVAAKRAREMQMANDCAVENPVSHKCVGKALEEIDTESLKYVPSEEKVSE; translated from the coding sequence ATGTTAAATCCATCAATTGATTCATTACTAAAAAAAATCGACTCTAAATATACACTAGTAACGGTAGCTGCAAAGCGCGCTCGTGAAATGCAAATGGCAAACGATTGTGCGGTTGAGAACCCTGTTTCTCATAAATGTGTAGGTAAAGCATTGGAAGAAATTGATACAGAATCGTTAAAGTATGTACCAAGCGAAGAGAAAGTGTCTGAGTAA
- the gmk gene encoding guanylate kinase yields MRSRRGLLIVLSGPSGVGKGTVRKELFSHEDTKFQYSISVTTRKPREGEVDGVDYFFKEREEFEEMIRNEKLLEWAEFVGNYYGTPIDYVEKTLQEGKDVFLEIEVQGAIQVKKAFPEGVFIFLAPPSLSELKNRIVGRGTETEDVIENRLTVAKEEIEMMDAYDYVVENDRVELACERIKAIVVGEHCRRERVAKYYKEMTEGI; encoded by the coding sequence ATGAGAAGTAGAAGAGGGTTGCTCATCGTTCTTTCAGGACCTTCTGGCGTTGGGAAAGGGACAGTTCGAAAAGAATTGTTCAGCCATGAAGATACAAAATTTCAATACTCTATTTCAGTAACGACACGCAAACCGCGTGAAGGTGAAGTAGATGGTGTGGATTATTTCTTTAAAGAGAGAGAAGAATTTGAAGAAATGATTCGGAACGAAAAGCTGCTTGAGTGGGCAGAGTTCGTTGGGAATTACTACGGAACACCAATTGATTATGTTGAAAAGACATTACAAGAAGGAAAAGATGTGTTCTTAGAAATTGAAGTACAAGGAGCAATTCAAGTAAAGAAAGCTTTCCCAGAAGGTGTATTTATTTTCTTAGCTCCTCCAAGTTTATCAGAACTAAAGAACCGAATTGTTGGTCGCGGTACAGAGACTGAAGATGTTATTGAAAATCGTTTAACTGTAGCAAAAGAAGAAATCGAAATGATGGATGCTTATGACTACGTAGTAGAAAATGATAGAGTGGAACTTGCTTGTGAGCGCATTAAAGCTATTGTGGTTGGTGAACATTGCCGCCGCGAAAGAGTAGCGAAATATTATAAAGAAATGACGGAGGGTATTTAA
- the remA gene encoding extracellular matrix/biofilm regulator RemA, which produces MAMRFLNIGYGNIVSAHRIIAIVSPESAPIKRTVQEAREHNVLLDATYGRKTRAVIVMDDGHIVLSPIQPETIAHRLNNKEDLSEEG; this is translated from the coding sequence ATGGCCATGCGGTTTTTAAACATTGGATATGGAAATATCGTATCTGCTCATCGAATTATTGCAATTGTAAGTCCGGAGTCAGCTCCTATTAAACGAACGGTACAGGAAGCGCGTGAACATAACGTGTTACTTGATGCTACGTATGGGAGAAAAACAAGGGCGGTTATTGTTATGGATGATGGGCATATTGTATTAAGTCCAATTCAACCAGAGACGATTGCACATCGTTTAAATAATAAAGAAGATTTAAGTGAGGAAGGGTAG
- a CDS encoding YicC/YloC family endoribonuclease gives MISSMTGFGRAKVENDAFQITVEMKSVNHRFLEMNIRLPKQMMVFEDKIRKLIAEQVRRGRIEVSIVVTGEGLVERKLSVNWSLLEQYKSIMKDVKKKFQLQDSITLQQLMAMPEVTEIEETENVNEQFEQNLYEAIRQAARTLKIMRDGEGERLHKDIAYRLQEIHNCVNAIIPHAPIVIQRYRERLENRLKELHNQELDEQRLLTEVAMFAERCDIHEELVRLQSHLDQFQEALGIAEPVGRKMDFIVQEMHREINTIGSKANDLTISKYVVEMKNNLEKIREQVQNIE, from the coding sequence ATGATTTCTAGTATGACAGGATTTGGACGAGCGAAGGTGGAAAACGACGCTTTTCAAATTACAGTAGAAATGAAGTCGGTGAATCATCGCTTTTTAGAGATGAATATTCGACTTCCAAAACAAATGATGGTTTTCGAAGATAAAATTCGTAAGTTAATTGCAGAACAAGTTCGCCGTGGGCGTATTGAAGTGTCCATTGTTGTTACAGGAGAAGGGCTTGTTGAGAGAAAGTTAAGTGTGAATTGGTCACTTCTTGAGCAGTATAAATCCATTATGAAAGACGTGAAAAAAAAATTTCAATTACAAGATTCCATTACACTTCAACAATTAATGGCAATGCCAGAAGTAACGGAGATTGAAGAAACGGAAAATGTAAATGAACAATTTGAGCAAAATTTATATGAAGCTATTCGCCAAGCTGCTCGTACGTTAAAAATAATGAGGGATGGCGAAGGAGAACGATTACATAAAGATATAGCATATCGTTTACAAGAAATCCACAATTGTGTGAATGCGATTATCCCGCATGCCCCAATTGTCATTCAAAGATATCGTGAACGATTAGAAAATCGCTTAAAAGAATTACATAATCAGGAGTTAGATGAACAGCGATTGCTGACAGAAGTAGCGATGTTTGCCGAGCGCTGTGATATTCATGAAGAATTGGTTCGTTTGCAAAGTCACTTGGATCAATTTCAAGAAGCACTTGGGATTGCAGAGCCTGTTGGAAGAAAAATGGACTTTATCGTACAGGAGATGCATCGTGAAATTAATACAATTGGTTCTAAGGCAAACGACTTAACAATTTCAAAATATGTTGTAGAAATGAAAAATAATCTTGAAAAAATTCGTGAACAGGTACAAAATATTGAGTAG